CTTTTACATTGTAGAGATATGTATTTGCAACGGTCCACTGTTTACAAGGACATGGTAAAAACAGAAGTGACTCTCCCTAAAAAGTACTGCAATGATAGATATTTTATTTCAAGCTACAGACCAAACTTCAAACTGGATAGTACAATTAAAAGTTATATCTCTGCCTgcattaaacaatttttttgcaAACTAAAAATATGCATTCACATAAAGTGCAGTTTTTGGACAACTTATAACACCACGTAAATAGGACGGGTCTTAGCCTGAGTATACATTCTGCTGACATGTAAAGAGAAGATTATTCTCTTTAAGGCAAACCAGTTGGtagaaaataaatgtgcaaACCAGAATAAAGGAGGAATGAAGTTAGTGGTCTTGGCTTACAGGACGGTTTTACATGTTATTTGTGCAGacaaaaaggttttttgttgatttaaacatattttcatgCACCTCTAAAGGACACATTTAAGACAATAATTAAGCACTTAGTCTAGGAGATTCTGTGAGCTAAAATCTTTATTCTTATACTATCCCCATTTTTATAACATGCTTTCTTTCAGTTCCCTgcaggatgttttttttaaggaaaatatCTTTGAGGGCTAAAAGGTTGAGTCAATTCCTTAATTAATTACACAACGATATTCAAAGCTGTCTTCCTAACACAGTTACTTCAATAAGCTACGTGTCCAATGCTGGACATACTTCAACACAGCTTTGTGTAACACGAATGCCATACCATCCAGCCCAGAACTGTGTGTCTCGACCACCATGAATAAAATGGACATATCTCACTCCTGGTCCATAGTCCTTGAACACATGCACcatctgaaagaaaaaataaattaataaacacCAGTAActtgagggttttttttttttttttgggctcTGCAGCTCCACTGATCTTTGAAACATGTACTTACCTCATGCCACTGTTGATCATTCCACTGAGGAAAGGAAATACTCTCAGGACTAAACTTGTGGAGAATTTTTTTCTTGTGATTTAGCAAAGCCACAGAAATCTCATAGACACTTCCACAATCCCATCGCGGTGCATACCTGATAACCCACAAAGGAAAATTTCCTtttgtttgagaaaaaaaaaacagaagaagtcgTGTGCATGTTTCTCACCAGTCAGATATTCTGATGTGAGGCTGGATCTCATCCATGAATCCTGGCATGTAACCTTCGTTCTCCAAATTAATCAGCTGTTCTTTTTTGCACAATCTGCAGACAACATTTACACTTAGTCAGTAATTGCAACTTGAATTGCATACACCAGTGAAAACATTGCCAGTGCTGAAGAATACTCACTGATAGGAGGTCACAAAGTTTTTTTGGACTGCAGCATTTGGATGTGGCACCATAGGTTCCTCTATTTTCCACCCATCACCGTGACTCTCTAATATTTTCCAACCAAGAAATCCATCTGAGCAAACAGAGAATAAGCAtgtgtagattttttttaaaacaaaacaggaaaataatacaactgcaaaacattaaataaagtaaatttgaatattttcacCTTCTCCTTTTGGATTTTTTATGAGATTTCTCCTTTTCTTGCACAAGAAGTAAAACAACCTCCAGTTGTTGGGTACTTTGGAAGCATCACGGAGATTAAATCCCTCTCTTCTACATCTTTCTCTCCACAAAGCCTCACTGTCGGCTACATCTTTCCACTGACGGCACACTAACCGACACACACAAACCACGACATGGGGGGGCACATGTAGGAAGATTTCCTCTAATATGTCCAAAGGAACAATGATGACCTGACACGacgaaaagaaaaagaaataattgttaAGTTTTTATTCACTTACAATAGATTGAATTCTCAGATCTGTAGTattgcaaacacaaacatcttGGAGCAAAACACAAAAGGTGGCTTAACATGACaactgttttgtgtttctttattgTCTGTGTTGATGTAATGGCGCAGTAATAACTTCatcctgaaaaataaatgtccaCCCCAATAAACTGCTGTCCACTACAGGTCAGAAAGTCTTAAATGCATAAAACTTTATAATGGTAGAATTTGAGAGTGCACAGGAGAAGTTTCAATCTCACCTACATTTCCTGTTTCAGTGTAGCAAAATACCAAACTGAAattctgctgctgcttttggttttgttgtgcaACACCTGTAGAGACTGCAGTGTCACATGCAGGAATGCAGGACTGACAGGTTCTGCAGGAgcttcaaacatttaaatctgACAGTAACAGATATAGAACAATACTTTAGCCAAGTGGTATTACATTTGTTTCCACTGTACTTTTATCAGTATCAAAGCATTTTTTCCCCCCGTTTTTTAGTTGGCCGGTTACTACTACAAGGGTACATCAAGGTTATGGTTTTGAAAATTTTTCTAAGTGTTTTCGTTGtccaatgagctaacccctccctcctacttccctatttctaaggggattgctcgATCCAGCtttccatccaacgggtccggacatccctaaacctggaaggtcttacttaggtttactggaaaatctgttcaagctggtgttgggaaataactcgcctaacctctaacagcctaTCTTTTCcagaagtctcgcccttcttcaactggtggcttggacaactgagtagcccacagcagtcatccactcctcgacagtcacttctgttaacggctgcACATTAActattttacaacttgcaattggtatatgggttaggttgattttagtggctcggcacgagccccaagggtattgttttaacaagtttggcttaaggcaacctataaaaacctaaaataatttggaaccaggcaacaagactttttaccaccaatgaaaaacccaaaaataaggtgactcaaataattgactgtccacaataaatctagaattttatatgctttctttaattagtaatgcttttgcaggggtcagtcataacttaaaaatcagcaaaacttaataatttgaaaaatagaaataaatcaatcaacttaacctatctttccctaatgctgaaattggtaaggctgaagaggctttggagacggaggCTCACCATGAATCCGAATGGAATGATTTCTTCAGTAGACAACTAGTGACTGTCTTCTTGGGTGAAAggcaaatcttcagttttcttcctctaagtggacaggcgCTGATGCTCGGGGTTTCAATggtcaagttggaaaaaaaaaatgtatttaaatttaaaaaacagaaac
This DNA window, taken from Girardinichthys multiradiatus isolate DD_20200921_A chromosome 1, DD_fGirMul_XY1, whole genome shotgun sequence, encodes the following:
- the LOC124878201 gene encoding F-box only protein 6-like isoform X2, whose translation is MVIIVPLDILEEIFLHVPPHVVVCVCRLVCRQWKDVADSEALWRERCRREGFNLRDASKVPNNWRLFYFLCKKRRNLIKNPKGEDGFLGWKILESHGDGWKIEEPMVPHPNAAVQKNFVTSYQLCKKEQLINLENEGYMPGFMDEIQPHIRISDWYAPRWDCGSVYEISVALLNHKKKILHKFSPESISFPQWNDQQWHEMVHVFKDYGPGVRYVHFIHGGRDTQFWAGWYGIRVTQSCVEVCPALDT
- the LOC124878201 gene encoding F-box only protein 6-like isoform X1, giving the protein MGAKYTVDSAGPTRSSDEPVIIVPLDILEEIFLHVPPHVVVCVCRLVCRQWKDVADSEALWRERCRREGFNLRDASKVPNNWRLFYFLCKKRRNLIKNPKGEDGFLGWKILESHGDGWKIEEPMVPHPNAAVQKNFVTSYQLCKKEQLINLENEGYMPGFMDEIQPHIRISDWYAPRWDCGSVYEISVALLNHKKKILHKFSPESISFPQWNDQQWHEMVHVFKDYGPGVRYVHFIHGGRDTQFWAGWYGIRVTQSCVEVCPALDT